One region of Oryza glaberrima chromosome 7, OglaRS2, whole genome shotgun sequence genomic DNA includes:
- the LOC127778363 gene encoding amino acid transporter ANT1-like encodes MEGAAPLLAARGEEEVVEGRRRGGGGGATSAQTLGNVVVSIVGTGVLGLPYAFRTAGWVAGSLGVAAAGCATLYCMLLLVDCRDKLEEKESEETYHGHYTYGDLGEKCFGTIGRCLTEILILVSQAGGSVAYLIFIGQNLHSVFSQLMSPAAFIFAILLPVQIALSFIRSLSSLSPFSIFADVCNVLAMAIVIKEDLQLFDHPVANRSAFNGLWAIPFTFGVAVFCFEGFSMTLALESSMAERRKFRWVLSQAVVGIIIVYACFGVCGYLAYGEATKDIITLNLPNSWSSAAVKVGLCIALVFTFPVMMHPIHEIVEERFQSSGCFQKLSHKVRGAEWVGLHSSRIVMVTILSVVASFIPAFGSFISFVGSTVCALLSFVLPTIFHLSIVGSSMSRWRRWGDYGFLLFGLGFAGYGLITALFSH; translated from the exons AtggagggggcggcgccgcttctggcggcgcgtggggaggaggaggtggtggaggggaggcggcgcgggggagggggcggggcgaCGTCGGCGCAGACGCTGGGGAACGTGGTGGTGTCCATCGTGGGGACCGGGGTGCTCGGCCTCCCCTACGCGTTCCGCACCGCCGGCTGGGTCGCCGGCtcgctcggcgtcgccgccgccggatgcgCCACGCTCTACTGCATGCTCCTCCTC GTTGACTGCAGAGATAAATTGGAAGAGAAAGAATCTGAAGAAACCTACCATGGTCACTATACATATGGTGATTTGGGTGAAAAGTGTTTTGGCACTATAGGTCGATGCTTGACAGAAATCCTCATCCTTGTTTCCCAAGCAGGTGGATCTGTAGCTTATCTAATATTCATTGGCCAAAATCTTCATTCTGTCTTCAGCCAGTTGATGTCACCAGCTGCCTTCATCTTTGCCATTCTCCTGCCTGTGCAAATCGCTCTATCATTCATCCGTTCACTATCTTCTCTCTCCCCATTCAGCATATTTGCAGACGTCTGCAATGTTCTTGCTATGGCAATTGTTATCAAAGAGGATCTTCAGCTTTTTGATCACCCAGTTGCGAATAGAAGTGCTTTCAATGGACTTTGGGCGATACCATTCACTTTTGGAGTTGCGGTCTTCTGCTTCGAAGGATTCAGTATGACTTTGGCACTAGAATCATCAATGGCAGAACGGAGAAAATTCCGCTGGGTACTTTCTCAAGCAGTTGTCGGTATCATAATTGTCTATGCATGTTTTGGAGTTTGTGGTTACTTAGCCTATGGGGAGGCCACTAAAGACATCATAACACTTAATCTTCCCAATAGTTGGTCTTCTGCTGCCGTTAAG GTTGGTCTTTGCATAGCACTGGTATTCACATTTCCAGTCATGATGCACCCAATCCACGAGATTGTCGAGGAAAGATTCCAATCAAGTGGATGTTTCCAGAAGCTCTCGCACAAGGTTCGCGGGGCTGAATGGGTGGGCCTGCACTCAAGCCGCATCGTCATGGTAACTATCCTGTCTGTGGTGGCATCCTTCATACCTGCGTTCGGGTCCTTCATCTCCTTTGTCGGGAGCACGGTTTGCGCGCTGCTCTCCTTCGTGCTGCCTACGATCTTCCATCTGAGCATTGTGGGTTCCTCGATGAGTCGGTGGCGACGCTGGGGGGACTACGGTTTCCTTCTCTTCGGCCTTGGTTTTGCGGGCTACGGGCTCATTACGGCTCTCTTCTCACATTGA